In one Candidatus Margulisiibacteriota bacterium genomic region, the following are encoded:
- a CDS encoding TspO/MBR family protein, with product MIKDILTLAASIAVCLLAGVIGSIYTYPSIPTWYAGLIKPALNPPNWVFGPVWTTLYVFMGIALFLVIRKWNFDKASITALSVFALQLAFNSLWSIVFFGWRQLFGGLLVIAVLWCLIAASIYLMGKLNKWAGALLVPYLLWVSFASYLTWAVWVLNR from the coding sequence ATGATAAAAGATATCCTGACCCTGGCTGCTTCGATCGCCGTCTGTCTGCTGGCCGGAGTGATAGGCTCTATCTACACCTATCCTTCTATCCCCACCTGGTACGCGGGTCTTATCAAGCCGGCGCTTAATCCGCCGAACTGGGTCTTTGGTCCCGTCTGGACAACGCTTTATGTGTTCATGGGGATCGCACTGTTCCTTGTAATAAGAAAATGGAATTTTGACAAGGCCTCAATAACGGCCCTGTCCGTGTTTGCCCTGCAGCTCGCTTTTAATTCTCTGTGGTCTATCGTCTTTTTCGGCTGGCGCCAGCTTTTTGGCGGCCTGCTCGTTATTGCGGTACTGTGGTGCCTTATTGCGGCGAGCATTTATTTGATGGGGAAACTGAACAAATGGGCAGGCGCACTTCTTGTCCCATACCTGCTCTGGGTCAGTTTTGCGTCCTATCTGACCTGGGCCGTCTGGGTACTTAACAGATAA
- a CDS encoding four helix bundle protein, whose amino-acid sequence MFDFEKLTVYQKTREARKLLYSILREKHGTEKSINDQLKRSVLGILLNIAEGTGKATKADKKNFFTIARGSLMKLSRSLIF is encoded by the coding sequence ATGTTTGATTTCGAAAAACTAACCGTATATCAAAAAACCAGAGAAGCCAGGAAACTCCTTTATTCTATTCTCCGGGAAAAGCACGGGACAGAAAAAAGCATTAATGATCAATTAAAACGAAGCGTTCTCGGGATATTGCTGAATATCGCCGAAGGTACCGGCAAGGCGACAAAGGCAGACAAAAAGAACTTCTTTACGATTGCCAGAGGGTCACTTATGAAACTGTCGCGATCATTGATATTTTGA
- a CDS encoding Fic family protein has product MKPHNYITQLREILDKTGISQAKLASELGVTFAALNRWLNKRAVPRLLAQNKISACYKEKVGIKPVPASQIRRLLKDIKELKKRFKDCSRLIRDDLRIREEIMLELTYNSNAIEGSTLTKKQTDTIIFDKGHIADKSYIEHLEATNHAAALNMVFDGEMEGPLKEDTIKSLHRVLMQGIRSDAGKYSRHHRAIRGVTFALPAPEDIEDEMRAAIKEAKRQKGSIVERAAAFHAAFEAVHPFGDGNGRVGRILAIMQLIDAGYAPCIIEKNRKADYYEALEYAQKGSLSHLVEFIGTSVLTGYGIIAKHHQRKRRVKNGGSERRKQI; this is encoded by the coding sequence ATGAAACCTCATAACTATATAACACAATTGAGAGAGATCCTGGACAAAACGGGCATTTCCCAGGCAAAATTAGCATCCGAACTGGGCGTCACCTTTGCCGCGCTTAACCGATGGCTTAACAAAAGGGCTGTGCCCCGCCTTTTAGCGCAGAACAAAATAAGCGCTTGCTACAAGGAAAAGGTCGGCATCAAGCCGGTCCCCGCAAGCCAGATAAGACGGCTCTTGAAAGACATAAAAGAACTCAAGAAGAGGTTCAAAGACTGCTCGAGGCTCATCAGAGACGACCTGCGCATCAGGGAGGAGATCATGCTTGAGTTGACCTACAACTCAAATGCCATCGAAGGAAGCACCCTGACAAAGAAGCAGACCGACACGATAATTTTTGATAAAGGCCATATTGCCGACAAATCGTACATCGAACATCTGGAGGCTACCAATCACGCAGCAGCCCTTAACATGGTCTTTGACGGAGAGATGGAGGGGCCTCTAAAAGAAGACACAATTAAGAGCCTTCATAGGGTCCTTATGCAGGGGATCAGAAGCGATGCGGGAAAGTATTCCAGGCACCACAGGGCCATAAGAGGCGTTACGTTTGCCCTGCCTGCTCCTGAAGATATCGAGGACGAAATGAGAGCGGCTATCAAAGAAGCAAAAAGACAAAAAGGCAGTATCGTAGAAAGGGCGGCGGCCTTTCATGCGGCTTTTGAAGCGGTCCATCCGTTTGGGGACGGGAACGGAAGGGTCGGGCGCATTCTTGCCATCATGCAGCTTATTGACGCCGGATACGCACCCTGCATAATTGAAAAGAATAGGAAAGCGGATTACTACGAGGCGTTGGAATATGCACAAAAGGGGTCTTTGTCCCATCTGGTCGAGTTTATCGGAACAAGCGTCCTTACCGGATACGGTATCATTGCAAAACATCATCAAAG